Proteins encoded within one genomic window of Pseudalkalibacillus sp. SCS-8:
- a CDS encoding sporulation histidine kinase inhibitor Sda: protein MENLSDELLIESYHKAKELKLSQDFISLIKQEIDRRHLSPKLITTHL, encoded by the coding sequence ATGGAAAATTTATCTGACGAGCTCCTTATCGAATCCTATCACAAAGCCAAGGAATTGAAACTCAGTCAAGACTTTATCAGTTTGATCAAACAAGAGATTGACCGTCGCCACTTATCACCGAAACTCATAACGACGCACTTATAA